The sequence below is a genomic window from Vallitalea longa.
AAAGTCGCAAGTGTCAAACTCCCGAGACAAATTGCAGGAGACATTGCAGAAAATCGTTAATGATGCCAATGGAGGAATTGTTTGTATTATAATCTAGAATATGGGTATAATAATAAATGACGTAAGGTACTTATTATGAAGACACCTAAGCTAAAAGTATCTATAACTTATTATTTCGGCATCTGTAAATTAATAACAAGTATTTTCTTGCAAAATGAAGCTTTAGGTGTTATAAT
It includes:
- a CDS encoding sporulation stage IV protein A; this encodes MSNSRDKLQETLQKIVNDANGGIVCIII